The Mucilaginibacter mallensis genome has a segment encoding these proteins:
- a CDS encoding glycoside hydrolase family 3 N-terminal domain-containing protein, whose translation MKKVLCIAAVLCSAIYVKAQHVVAASTIDKKVDALIAKMTLDEKIGQMTQLTLDEVLQTSGGAAIHPLQIDTVKLKEALLKYHVGSILNVSGGANTREVWYGLISKIQEFAAKDRLKIPVIYGIDAMHGQNYTVGATFFPQEIGMAATFNPELARREGEITAYETRASYIPWNFSPVLDLGKNALWPHIYETFGEDPYLVKTMGAAVIKGYQGDDIGNKYKVASCLKHYLGYSFPLDGKDRTPAWIPDRYIREYFLPSFAEAVKSGAKSVMINSSEINGIPVHASKYLLTDVLRGELKFTGIAVTDWQDIKYLHDRHHIAATQKEAVMIAINAGIDMSMVPYDYSFCQYLKELVNEGKVPMTRINESVKRILRVKYELGIFEHPVGNPDDYPKFGSAEFEAVSLKAATESITLLKNTNNILPLKKDAKVLVTGPAANTMRSLDGGWSYTWQGDFSDKFAADKNTVLKAIIQKIGKENVDYQPGTTFADAVDIDATIAAAKKADVIVLCLGEPSYAENPGNINDLSLPAIQTQLATELAKTGKPIVLIMGEGRPRIITEAEGKSAATIMAYLSGNEGGNALADILFGDANPSGRLPFTYPRYPNALVNYYRKNIENGNSDDAMGYNPLYEFGYGLSYTTFAYSNLHISKPALSDGETLTISVDVKNTGSRAGKESVLLYISELYASVTPDTKRLRGFDKIELQPNESRTVTFKITPTDISFINDLSKRVTEAGEFKIQIGNQTQSFNYLTSIVPSRTGKL comes from the coding sequence ATGAAAAAAGTACTATGTATTGCCGCTGTTTTGTGCAGCGCAATTTACGTTAAAGCACAACATGTTGTTGCGGCAAGCACTATCGATAAAAAAGTTGATGCTCTTATCGCTAAAATGACCCTTGATGAAAAGATCGGTCAGATGACACAGCTTACCCTGGATGAAGTTTTGCAAACCAGCGGTGGCGCGGCTATTCACCCTTTGCAAATAGATACGGTTAAACTAAAGGAAGCCTTATTAAAATATCATGTTGGGTCGATATTAAACGTAAGCGGCGGCGCTAATACCCGCGAGGTTTGGTATGGCCTGATCAGCAAAATACAGGAATTTGCAGCTAAGGACAGGCTGAAGATTCCCGTGATATATGGTATTGATGCTATGCACGGCCAGAACTATACCGTAGGTGCTACATTTTTCCCGCAGGAAATTGGTATGGCCGCAACCTTTAACCCGGAGCTTGCTCGCCGCGAAGGTGAGATCACCGCTTATGAAACCCGTGCCAGCTATATCCCATGGAATTTTTCACCGGTATTAGATCTTGGCAAAAATGCCCTTTGGCCACATATTTATGAAACTTTTGGCGAGGATCCTTACTTAGTGAAAACTATGGGTGCCGCTGTTATTAAAGGCTACCAGGGCGATGATATCGGCAATAAATACAAAGTTGCATCGTGCTTAAAGCATTATTTAGGTTACAGCTTTCCGCTTGATGGTAAGGACCGTACCCCTGCCTGGATCCCGGACCGCTATATACGCGAATACTTTTTACCATCATTTGCCGAAGCAGTTAAATCAGGTGCGAAATCGGTAATGATCAATTCATCTGAAATTAACGGCATTCCGGTACATGCCAGCAAATATTTATTGACGGATGTTTTAAGGGGCGAACTAAAATTCACAGGTATCGCAGTTACCGACTGGCAGGACATTAAATACCTGCACGACCGCCACCATATTGCCGCTACTCAAAAAGAGGCGGTAATGATAGCCATAAACGCAGGTATTGATATGAGCATGGTGCCTTATGATTACTCTTTCTGCCAATATTTAAAGGAATTGGTTAACGAAGGCAAAGTACCAATGACCCGTATTAATGAGTCCGTAAAAAGGATCTTAAGAGTTAAATATGAGCTAGGCATTTTTGAGCATCCGGTTGGCAATCCTGACGATTATCCTAAATTTGGCTCTGCCGAGTTTGAGGCGGTTAGCTTAAAAGCTGCTACCGAATCTATCACCCTGTTAAAAAACACCAACAATATATTACCGCTTAAAAAGGATGCAAAAGTGCTGGTTACCGGTCCGGCAGCTAATACCATGCGCTCATTAGATGGTGGTTGGAGCTATACCTGGCAAGGCGATTTCAGTGATAAATTTGCCGCTGATAAAAACACCGTATTAAAAGCCATCATCCAAAAAATTGGTAAGGAAAATGTAGATTACCAACCCGGCACCACATTTGCCGATGCTGTTGATATTGATGCAACCATCGCGGCGGCCAAAAAAGCGGATGTAATAGTTTTATGCTTGGGCGAGCCATCATATGCCGAAAACCCGGGCAATATAAATGACCTGAGCTTACCAGCCATACAAACCCAACTGGCTACTGAGTTGGCTAAAACCGGCAAACCAATTGTATTGATAATGGGCGAAGGCCGGCCACGCATTATAACCGAGGCTGAAGGCAAATCTGCCGCAACCATTATGGCCTACCTGTCAGGTAACGAAGGCGGCAATGCGCTTGCTGATATTTTATTTGGTGATGCCAACCCATCGGGCAGGTTGCCGTTCACTTATCCGCGCTACCCGAATGCATTGGTTAACTATTATCGCAAAAATATCGAGAACGGTAACAGCGACGATGCTATGGGTTACAACCCACTTTATGAGTTTGGCTATGGCTTAAGCTATACCACATTTGCATACAGCAACCTGCACATTAGCAAACCAGCTTTAAGTGATGGTGAAACATTGACGATTTCTGTTGATGTAAAAAACACCGGCAGTCGTGCAGGTAAAGAAAGTGTATTGCTGTACATCAGCGAACTATATGCTTCTGTTACCCCTGACACTAAGCGCTTAAGAGGTTTTGATAAGATAGAATTACAGCCCAACGAATCGCGTACCGTTACCTTTAAGATAACTCCGACTGATATTTCATTTATCAACGATCTGAGCAAACGCGTAACAGAAGCCGGGGAGTTTAAAATTCAGATAGGTAACCAAACACAAAGCTTTAACTACTTAACCAGTATTGTCCCATCACGTACAGGAAAATTATAA